One genomic segment of Candidatus Goldiibacteriota bacterium includes these proteins:
- a CDS encoding bifunctional hydroxymethylpyrimidine kinase/phosphomethylpyrimidine kinase yields the protein MDEITVIGSINIDFMVKTERMPERGETVAGDNFYVLPGGKGANQAVAIARLGKKVNFIAKKGNDQVPDIAMKNLKHPNINLEYFITDESVSTGVALVNTTGQKGNKVTWFTGSNDTLMPSDIDKAEEAIKRSKVVVVCTEIPIPAIKRALELAQKYKVKTVMNVGNAGTKQRDEIKEVLRGLDIVIMNEREGGYLTNRLISHMETGSLAGNELRKLGVNHVIITMGKEGTLLVNEHGSTVFHGYGMDVKDTVGGGDAFVGAVACAIADGKFVIDAIDCGNAAGAIVTQTIGAQEGLPDKAQLDSFLAEHHKAGGSYKKYTDTIKMLEQTALKMRVNIIKMLGYACSGHPGGSLSAADIIAVLYKHVMKIDPKNPKWEERDRFVLSKGHAAPALYTALAEAGFIKEEELWQLRKIDGDLSGHPDMKKTPGVDMTTGSLGQGLSIANGMALAAKLQKKDSRVYVMLGDGEIQEGQIWEAAMSAYTRRLDNVCAILDYNGLQIDGSIGQVKCGLEPVVEKWKAFNWNVIEIDGHNIEAIMEAFEEAKKVKGIPTIIIARTIKGKGVSFMERKVEYHGAAPNEAETEKALNELGGCKCK from the coding sequence GTGGATGAAATTACGGTTATAGGCAGCATTAACATAGATTTTATGGTAAAAACAGAACGCATGCCTGAACGCGGCGAGACGGTTGCCGGGGATAATTTTTATGTGTTACCGGGCGGAAAAGGTGCTAATCAGGCGGTGGCAATTGCCAGGCTTGGAAAAAAAGTTAATTTTATAGCAAAAAAAGGCAACGATCAGGTTCCTGACATTGCCATGAAAAATTTAAAACACCCCAATATAAATCTTGAATATTTTATAACAGATGAATCTGTTTCAACAGGCGTAGCGCTTGTAAACACCACAGGGCAGAAAGGTAATAAGGTCACCTGGTTCACCGGGTCTAACGATACGCTTATGCCGTCTGACATTGATAAAGCCGAAGAGGCAATTAAGCGCAGCAAAGTGGTGGTGGTCTGCACGGAAATACCGATACCCGCAATCAAACGCGCGCTGGAACTGGCGCAGAAGTATAAAGTCAAGACAGTGATGAACGTAGGCAACGCCGGCACCAAACAACGCGATGAAATAAAAGAAGTCCTGCGCGGCCTTGATATAGTAATAATGAACGAACGCGAGGGCGGCTACCTTACAAACAGGCTTATATCACACATGGAAACCGGCTCGCTTGCGGGCAATGAACTGCGCAAGCTTGGCGTTAATCACGTAATTATAACAATGGGAAAAGAAGGCACGCTTCTTGTAAATGAACACGGCTCCACCGTATTTCACGGTTATGGTATGGATGTAAAAGACACCGTGGGCGGCGGGGATGCTTTTGTTGGGGCGGTTGCGTGCGCCATTGCTGACGGTAAATTTGTAATTGACGCCATTGACTGCGGCAACGCGGCAGGCGCTATAGTGACGCAGACAATAGGCGCGCAGGAAGGGCTTCCGGACAAAGCGCAGCTGGATTCATTTCTGGCGGAACATCACAAGGCGGGCGGAAGCTATAAGAAATACACAGACACCATAAAAATGCTGGAACAGACAGCGCTGAAAATGAGAGTCAATATAATCAAAATGCTTGGATACGCGTGTTCGGGCCATCCGGGAGGGTCGCTGTCCGCGGCTGATATTATTGCCGTGCTTTATAAACACGTTATGAAGATTGACCCCAAAAATCCAAAATGGGAAGAACGCGACCGTTTTGTCCTTTCAAAAGGCCATGCTGCTCCCGCGCTTTATACGGCGCTTGCCGAAGCGGGATTTATAAAAGAAGAAGAACTATGGCAGTTAAGGAAAATTGACGGGGACCTGTCCGGACATCCTGACATGAAAAAAACTCCGGGCGTTGACATGACAACCGGTTCGCTTGGACAGGGATTATCAATAGCAAACGGAATGGCGCTTGCCGCTAAACTGCAGAAAAAAGACAGCAGGGTATATGTAATGCTTGGCGACGGCGAAATACAGGAAGGCCAGATATGGGAAGCGGCCATGTCCGCGTATACCCGAAGGCTTGACAATGTATGCGCGATTCTTGATTACAACGGGCTTCAGATAGACGGCAGCATAGGACAGGTAAAATGCGGGCTTGAACCTGTGGTGGAAAAATGGAAGGCGTTTAACTGGAACGTAATAGAAATTGACGGTCATAACATTGAAGCAATAATGGAAGCTT